The DNA sequence ATCTTGATGCAATCGCAATCGCAGGTCGATGTATCCTCGAGATCAACGGCCACGATGACCCGGTCCACGTGAATGCGAGTCCAGCCAAACCATTTTCCGGGCAATTGAGGGGTTGATTGGACCGATCACATTATAGCGGATCATCACCATGTTGAAATCAGTAGAGCTATCTATGAAAGTACTATGTTGCTTGAAAGACCGGAGTTGATTTCTTGCACGGTTTAGCGTAGACAATCAAAGAAACCCTCTTTTAACTAGCCTCAATCATGAAGAACACACCTTCGGTGCATAGACCTGATCGATGAAGGTCGGACCCAACTACCCATCTATGCTTAGCTATATTAACGTAGTCCGTCCGAGCAGTATAGTTTCTAGTACCAGGAAAACTTCAACTGCCCTACTCGGGTATTCCCGTGAGAATCGACGACAGAATATGCCTACCGTGAGAACATCGCGAGCATCTGGCTCAGGGACCTAAAAGCTGGAAGACATACTCGGTTGCATGTGGATTGCAACAAAACAAGTATACGAACCTTGAAGCTGAACATGGTATGACATTTTCAGCATCCAACGCACAAAAAGTATGTAAACAATGTTTACAGAAACAAGTCAGCTCTCAGTTTCTCCATGCTTGTCAACTCGATGACTCACCAAGCATGGTGAACTTCGGGACCTCGGACGGGGAGTCGCTACTTGAGTCCAACGAACTCTCCTGACTAGCACACCGGTCCATGAAATATCCAAGATCAGGAATGAACTCAGGGTCTTTGCTCCTCCTGGAGGCAATGTCTATACCTGCCCTCGTTGTTGAGGCAGCCCGAACAGGTCTTGGTTTCTTCAGTGAGTCACGTGTAAGTTTCCTTCCAATTGAACAGGGTTCGCCTCTCACAGAGTCAGCTTCATCACATAACTCAGCTATAGTTTTCGGAAACTCGAAGTTTCGGCTTCTTAGGAGGCCGAGGTCCTAGAACGCTCAAATCTACAGTAGCCCCATAAACCTGAGATGACCATACGACCACATCGTAAGCTTTCGTAGAGAGATTCAGCCCCTCGTTGCGAGCCCTCAAGTACAATTCATATGCTAGCCTCGGTTTTCCATCTCTTGCTAGTGCCTCTATCAACATCTCGTAAGTGACCTCGTTCGGAGGTACATTCTGCACTTTCATTCGGTGAAACCATTCGTACGCTGCACTTCCCATGCCGTTCCGTGCACATCCGCTTATAATCGCGTTATATGTCACGACGGTCGGATTGATCCCCAATGAACTCATCTCCTTAATTACAGCATCCACCATCTTGAACTTTCCCTGTCCCGTGAATATAGAAGCCATGATCGTGTATGCATATAAGTTTGGCTCGATGCCAACCTTGATCATGTGGTCCCACACCTTGAGGGCCTCTTCGTAGAGCTTCCCTTTCTCGAGCGCACTAAGCAATGCCCCATAGGAGATGATCGTCGGTTTCTCTCCTTTCTCCACCATCCTTTTAAAAATCTGTATGGCAGTACTAGCTTCCGATGCCTTGGAACAGGCAACAAGTACTGCGTTCCATTCCCTGCTTCCAGGTTTAAGCCCCTTGTCTTCCATTTTGTTGATCAACCTAACGCCCCATCTCCAAACCCCTTTTCTTCTAGCAGCGGTTAATAAGATGTTAAAATGAGACATGATCAATTCATAAGACATGTTATTTGGCTTTGGTCCATTGTCCAACAAATCCTCATAAATCTCCAGAGCTGCCCACCATCTCTTAGCCTTCCCCATcagccaaatcaagtgattgcaCACAGATAGGCTGATCTCCAAATGCCTCTCTCTTATTCTCTTGTATAATTCCTTTGCAACAACATAATGGTCTTCACGAGTACAAGCCCATATGAGGCGCTCGTGCTCTGCCCGACCAGGCCGAAGCCCGGCCTTGTCCATATCCGAAAGAAGCTTCATTACTTTCTCACTCAAGTTTTCTTGTTTCGCGAGCCACCTCCTCATCACTTGATAGCAAACTCGAACTGTGAAATTCTCAAGCTTGACAAATTCTTTCTCCCAATCCTCGTCGTCGTCTTTTCCCATCTCACCCCTCaaataattttccctaaattcaGCGAAGAACCTCAAAGCCCCAATTccatcttccattcttctatAAGCCAACAAGGCAGTGGAATAGGATACTGCAGAGGGAACGAGACCGACTCTTCGGATCTCCTCAAGAACATTGAGGGCCTCAATAGTTCGCCCTTGCTCCAAATAAATTGTCATCAGAGTGTTATATGTCACGACATTCGGAACCACACCTTCGCTGGCCATATAGTCCAGGACCCTATCCATCTCGCCAAACTGTTTAGACTGCTTTATAGCACCCAAAATGCTATTACAGATGAAGAGGTTCGGATATATCGCACCATTagtctcttccttcttcctcttaaGCCACTCCATAACAGCCAACGCAGGATcaattcttctctctttcccgAAGCCTCTAATCATGGAAGAGAACACCTGAAGGGGCAATAGACCCTTGTCCTTGAGGACCTCCTCCACATCGTCTGCAGTTTTTCCAAGCTTCAAGCTCCGGGCCAAAGAGCGAACATCCACCCTTGGGCAATCTTCTTCCCCAACTTCTCCGTCATTTTCGCCATCAACAACCTTCTCTTCCTCATCACTGTTATCTTCAGTGCCACTCACTCCATCAATGCAAAAGCTATCAGATTTTGAAATCTTGGTTTCTCGAAGCTCACCATCAATTTTATTTGAATTCCCATCACTGAATTCACTCCCAATTGCTTGTTGCTCCAATGCCCAAGCCAATGCAAATGAGGCGCCAAAACAGCATTTCTTAGGCTTGCGAAAGACTCTGGTGCCAGTGTAGCCACAGAACAATGTCACTCCCAAGTCATATCTTGAATTCCCAGAACAGACTCCACTTCTATCAGAGGATGAATC is a window from the Rhodamnia argentea isolate NSW1041297 chromosome 8, ASM2092103v1, whole genome shotgun sequence genome containing:
- the LOC115741364 gene encoding LOW QUALITY PROTEIN: protein LOW PHOTOSYNTHETIC EFFICIENCY 1, chloroplastic-like (The sequence of the model RefSeq protein was modified relative to this genomic sequence to represent the inferred CDS: inserted 2 bases in 1 codon); translation: MQTLGVCSWKGDTFGCTLSDAFCDKSSRKRRFLGNLVGFGRVSGLWIDLNDSSSDRSGVCSGNSRYDLGVTLFCGYTGTRVFRKPKKCCFGASFALAWALEQQAIGSEFSDGNSNKIDGELRETKISKSDSFCIDGVSGTEDNSDEEEKVVDGENDGEVGEEDCPRVDVRSLARSLKLGKTADDVEEVLKDKGLLPLQVFSSMIRGFGKERRIDPALAVMEWLKRKKEETNGAIYPNLFICNSILGAIKQSKQFGEMDRVLDYMASEGVVPNVVTYNTLMTIYLEQGRTIEALNVLEEIRRVGLVPSAVSYSTALLAYRRMEDGIGALRFFAEFRENYLRGEMGKDDDEDWEKEFVKLENFTVRVCYQVMRRWLAKQENLSEKVMKLLSDMDKAGLRPGRAEHERLIWACTREDHYVVAKELYKRIRERHLEISLSVCNHLIWLMGKAKRWWAALEIYEDLLDNGPKPNNMSYELIMSHFNILLTAARRKGVWRWGVRLINKMEDKGLKPGSREWNAVLVACSKASEASTAIQIFKRMVEKGEKPTIISYGALLSALEKGKLYEEALKVWDHMIKVGIEPNLYAYTIMASIFTGQGKFKMVDAVIKEMSSLGINPTVVTYNAIISGCARNGMGSAAYEWFHRMKVQNVPPNEVTYEMLIEALARDGKPRLAYELYLRARNEGLNLSTKAYDVVVWSSQVYGATVDLSVLGPRPPKKPKXFEFPKTIAELCDEADSVRGEPCSIGRKLTRDSLKKPRPVRAASTTRAGIDIASRRSKDPEFIPDLGYFMDRCASQESSLDSSSDSPSEVPKFTMLGP